Below is a window of Mycolicibacterium chitae DNA.
CAGTTGGGGGGTGAACGTCTCGTCCAGGACTACCTGTCGCGCCATGGTCAACCTCGGTTCATTCGGGCACGCCGGTGTCGAACACGGACATCAGTTGCGCCAGTGTTCGGTAATAGCCGACGAGCGTGGTCAGTTCGATGATCGCCTCGGTGCCGAGGACTTCCGCGTAGCGCGCGTAGTCCTCGTCGGACACCGCGCCTGCGGTCAACAGGATGCCGCACAGATCGGCGGCCGCCTGTTCGGCCGCGTCGGCGGAGGTGAAGGTGCCTTGCGAGAGTTGTTCGAGTTCGGCGTCGCTGAAGCCGACGGCGCGGGCGACGCGCTCGTGGGCCCACCACTCGAACTCCGAGTCCAGGGCCGCGGCCACCAGCAGGATCCCGATCTCTCGGATCCGCGCCGTCAGGCCGGTGCGGTAGCGGATCGCCGCACCCAGTTGCTGCAGCAGGTCACCGATTCCCGGTGCGTGCAACATGATTCCGAACGGCCCGTTCAGCGAGCCGTCGTCGGCCACCACGGGAAAGTGCTGCGTGCCCTTGAGTCGATCACCGCCGGTGATGCCGTCGTAGACGACCCGCTGCGCCTCGGTGAGCTCCGCCGGGGTCAGCGAGCTCAGCCGCCGGCTCACGGATGGGCCTGCGGGAAGGGGAACGGGTAGGCGGGCGGAGCGTAGCTCGGTTGTCGTTTACCGACGCGACGGCCGAAAACCAGCCAGCTCAGCACGAATCCGAGCAGCCCGCCCAGCAGCGCCTGCCCGTAGCGCTCCTTGATCATCGGCACCACGAACGACATCACGTCCATGCTGGCCTCACCGGACGCCGGGGCGGCCGCCGGCGCGAAGGCCGCCGCCGGGCCCGCCGATGCCGAGGCGGGCGCGGCCCCGTTGGTGGCGGCGGCCGGCTGGGTCAGCAGCTGGGAGATGTTGGTGACGAACTGACCGATGAGCCGGTTGCTCACATCGGCGATCGCCCCGCGGCCGAACTGCGCCATCCGGCCACTGATGTCCAGATCGGTGTCGATCAGCACCCGGGTGCGGGTGTCGGTGACGGGCTCGAGCCAAGCGTGCAGCTTCGCGTTGGCCGCGGCCTGCCCCTTGGGGTCCTTCCCGGAGGCCAGGATCACCGCGCTGTGGGTGGCGTCGTCTTTCTCGGCGAACCGCGCGGTCCCGCGGAAGTGGGCCCCGATGGGGCCCACCTTGATCTTGACGTTGCCGAGGAAGTTCTCGCCCTCGATCCCGTCCAGCGCAGCCCCCGGCATGCACGGCATGATCCGTTCGAGGTCGGTCAACAGATTCCAGGTCTGTTCCAGATCAGCGTCGATCTCGAACTGGTTCTTGAGCTGCATCGCCATGCCGGGGCCTCCGTCTTCCTGGTCGCGGTCAGCCCGCGAGTCCCTCGATCACCTCGTCGGCGCCGCAGTCGAAGAACGCCATGATCCGGCAAGGGCAGGCCTCGCCGCCCTCGATCTTCCACGGGAACGCGCCGATGATGGCGCGCTGGTTCAGCACGCTCTTCAGGTCGCCGCCGACATTTTCAGCGTGGATGCAACCGTCCTGGAACGCCAGGTGGTGCATGGGGAAGATGTCGGAGGTGATCTCGCGGCCCGACATGTGGTGGGTGTAGGTGTACTCGCCGAGGAATTCCTTGTAGGACATCCCGACGTGCTCCTCGAACTTGGCCAGCAGGTCCGGGCGCATGTTGCGGATCGTGGTGTTCATCGGGTGGTCGCCGGAGCCGGCATCGATTCCCCACCAAGCGATTTCCATCTCGGCCATCCAGCGGGCCAGCCGCACGCTGCCGCCCGGGTGCATGGTGAAGTACCGGACCAGGTCCTGCTTGGGCATGCCCTGGTAGTAGTCGATGAAGCCGGTGTGGATGATCAGGATGTCACCCTTGCGCACCTCCACCTTCGAGGTGATGTGCTCGGGTTCGATGAGTTCCCAGTCCTTTACCTCGTCGGACACGTCGACGATGGCGCCGGGGTGGATCAGCTTGGTCAGCGGCAGCGACGCCATGTCCAGCCCGCCGTCGGTGCCGTGCATGGGGCCGTCGAGGTGGGTGCCGGAATGCAGCGAGCTCTCGATGCGCTGGGAGACAATCTGATTCGTCTGCAGGTTCTGGGTGTAGTACATCTTGCCGCCCGGGTACCCGACCCAGCCCGGAGTGTGGATGCCCCATGGATGGGTCAGATCGACTACGCGCATGTGATTTCTCCGCTTCCGACGAAACTCAACTGTATTGAATCTGATTCTATGTCACTGAAATTGATTTGACCAGACTGCGCAGCAGATCGGGCCGGATCGGCACCGAGACAATCGCATCCGGAATCCGCAGCGCATCGTCGACGGCCGAGGCGATCGCCGCGGCGACCGCGGTGGTCCCGCCCTCGCCCGCACCCTTGACACCCAGCGGGTTGATCGGACTCGGGGCGTCCTCGGTGACCAGCGTTTCCACGTCGGGCACCTCGAGCACGGTCGGGACCAGGTAGTCCATGAACGTGGTGCACTGCGGGGTGCCGTCCTCGCCGTAGAGGAACTCCTCGTAGACCGCGCCGCCGATGCCCTGGGCCACACCGCCGGCGATCTGCCCCTCGACCAGGGTCGGGTTCAGCGACCGCCCCACGTCGTAGCCGACGATGAACCGCTCGATCGCCAGATTCCCGGTGCCCCGGTCGATCGCCACCACCGCGGCGTGCAGGCCGTAGGGGTAGGTCATGTGATCGGAGCGGAACCAGCCGTCCGCGCTCAGGCCCGGGTCCTCCTTCATCTCCCCGGCCCCGACGGGTTCGAGCAGCGCGGCGATCTCCCCCAACGTCAGGGTGCGCGACGGGTCCTCGATGACGGCCACGGCCCCGTTGTCGATCTCGACCTCGGCCGGGCTGACCTTGAAGTGGTGCGCGGCCACGCGAATGGCCTTGTCCGCCAGCGCATCGGTGGCGTTGGCGGCCGCCGAGCCGGCCATCACCGCCAGCCGGGTGGCGAACGCGCCGCGGCCGAACTCGAACTGATCGGTGCGTCCGCGCACCACCCGGATCGTGTCGTGCGGGATCTGCAGCCGGTCGGCGACCACCTGGGCCAGCACGGTGTCCACGCCCTGGCCCACCGAGGACGCGCC
It encodes the following:
- a CDS encoding carboxymuconolactone decarboxylase family protein; amino-acid sequence: MSRRLSSLTPAELTEAQRVVYDGITGGDRLKGTQHFPVVADDGSLNGPFGIMLHAPGIGDLLQQLGAAIRYRTGLTARIREIGILLVAAALDSEFEWWAHERVARAVGFSDAELEQLSQGTFTSADAAEQAAADLCGILLTAGAVSDEDYARYAEVLGTEAIIELTTLVGYYRTLAQLMSVFDTGVPE
- a CDS encoding SRPBCC family protein; amino-acid sequence: MAMQLKNQFEIDADLEQTWNLLTDLERIMPCMPGAALDGIEGENFLGNVKIKVGPIGAHFRGTARFAEKDDATHSAVILASGKDPKGQAAANAKLHAWLEPVTDTRTRVLIDTDLDISGRMAQFGRGAIADVSNRLIGQFVTNISQLLTQPAAATNGAAPASASAGPAAAFAPAAAPASGEASMDVMSFVVPMIKERYGQALLGGLLGFVLSWLVFGRRVGKRQPSYAPPAYPFPFPQAHP
- a CDS encoding cyclase family protein, yielding MRVVDLTHPWGIHTPGWVGYPGGKMYYTQNLQTNQIVSQRIESSLHSGTHLDGPMHGTDGGLDMASLPLTKLIHPGAIVDVSDEVKDWELIEPEHITSKVEVRKGDILIIHTGFIDYYQGMPKQDLVRYFTMHPGGSVRLARWMAEMEIAWWGIDAGSGDHPMNTTIRNMRPDLLAKFEEHVGMSYKEFLGEYTYTHHMSGREITSDIFPMHHLAFQDGCIHAENVGGDLKSVLNQRAIIGAFPWKIEGGEACPCRIMAFFDCGADEVIEGLAG